In the genome of Mugil cephalus isolate CIBA_MC_2020 chromosome 21, CIBA_Mcephalus_1.1, whole genome shotgun sequence, one region contains:
- the tmem200a gene encoding transmembrane protein 200A: MTAAAGVLTGLAKLKRQDSARSQHRPIPPTSPGLGNPAPEAAPRKRKRRTDVVVVRGRLRLYSASGFFLLLGLVILAIGIGMATLGYWPHGKNVATGGGNGASKEKDVANTSHDVQGTPSKQTASALMRFLEQHLHSERMKMLGPFTMGIGIFIFICANAILHENRDRETKIIHMRDMYSTVIDIHRLRQKEQKLQHHRSSTCAREGVDLRAFGADAAARLASNSLLGFSGRGVAGGGSTEEEEVLLGDEEFRRHREQAKLDCSFAGLLAPLYRDRSFCGPGLGLAHSDSMRHQWSVDGAMDGEKGGHHARSIVSSSISAFTLPVIKLNNCVIDEPEMEAITEEDRGGERRDGERSQPLSSMESLVVPVASVAKATKPPGLHRSNSASSSSRCSSFSSSSLSPAPSSTSGCWLSPGAARSDFGSNSSLHMLNSHSKSLDLERGPSMLSVRPEQRKHPSWPRLDRSNSSRSNSGHRGSSKGYTRLEDREEQGERLLDASQAAAARRDYSKREKLLMISRSHNNLSFEHDDFNSSTLKRGSSETRF; this comes from the exons ATGACGGCAGCGGCAGGTGTGTTAACGGGCTTGGCCAAGCTAAAGCGCCAGGACTCCGCCCGCTCTCAGCATCGGCCCATACCACCAACATCGCCGGGCCTGGGAAACCCCGCCCCCGAGGCTGCCCCAAG AAAGCGGAAGCGCCGCACAGATGTTGTGGTGGTGCGTGGCAGGCTCCGCCTCTACTCGGCCTCGggctttttcctcctcttggGACTTGTCATCTTGGCCATAGGGATCGGCATGGCGACACTGGGTTACTGGCCTCACGGCAAAAACGTAGCCACTGGGGGAGGAAATGGAGCCAGTAAAGAGAAGGACGTGGCCAACACCAGCCACGATGTGCAAG gtACCCCTTCTAAGCAGACTGCGAGTGCTCTCATGCGGTTCCTGGAACAACATCTTCACTCTGAGAGGATGAAGATGCTCGGGCCCTTCACCATGGGCATCGGGATTTTTATCTTCATCTGTGCTAATGCAATACTTCATGAAAACAGAGACAGGGAAACGAAG ATAATCCATATGAGGGACATGTACTCCACCGTCATCGACATCCATCGACTCAGACAGAAGGAGCAAAAACTACAGCATCACCGCAGCAGCACCTGCGCAAGAGAGGGCGTAGACCTTCGGGCCTTCGGAGCGGATGCCGCGGCGCGCTTAGCCAGCAACTCCCTACTGGGGTTTTCGGGGCGCGGCGTGGCTGGAGGAGGGTctacagaagaggaggaggtgctgctgGGGGACGAGGAGTTCCGGAGACACAGGGAGCAGGCTAAACTGGATTGTAGCTTCGCAGGGCTGCTGGCGCCGCTCTATAGGGATCGCTCGTTTTGCGGCCCTGGGCTCGGGCTGGCTCACTCGGACTCGATGCGTCACCAGTGGTCAGTGGATGGGGCAATGGACGGGGAGAAGGGGGGACACCATGCGCGCTCCatcgtctcctcctccatctccgcGTTCACCCTCCCTGTTATAAAACTCAACAACTGTGTGATCGACGAGCCGGAGATGGAGGCGATAAccgaggaggacagaggaggagagaggagggacgGAGAAAGGTCGCAGCCCCTGAGCTCCATGGAGTCTCTGGTGGTGCCCGTAGCATCTGTTGCCAAGGCCACCAAGCCGCCCGGCTTACACCGGAGCAACTcggcctcttcctcctcccgctgctcctccttctcctcttcctccctctccccggCTCCCTCCTCTACCTCAGGCTGCTGGCTTTCCCCGGGAGCGGCAAGGAGCGACTTCGGCTCCAACTCCTCCCTGCACATGCTCAACAGCCACTCCAAGTCCCTGGACCTGGAGCGCGGGCCGAGCATGCTCAGCGTGCGCCCGGAGCAGCGGAAGCACCCCAGCTGGCCCCGGCTCGACCGTAGCAACAGCAGCCGCAGCAACAGCGGCCATCGGGGCAGCAGCAAAGGTTACACGAGGctggaggacagggaggagcaAGGGGAGCGTCTCCTGGACGCCTCGCAGGCCGCGGCGGCGAGGCGCGACTACAGCAAGCGCGAGAAGCTGCTCATGATTTCGAGGTCGCACAACAATCTGAGCTTCGAGCATGATgactttaacagcagcacactGAAGAGAGGCAGCTCTGAGACGCGATTCTGA